The stretch of DNA CGATAATCGGTCGGGCTATCGAGGTCCCCAATAAATACTGGTTCTCATAGATCGCCCCCGCTTTAAGCATCGGAAAAACAAAATCCTTAATAAACTCGGCCCGCAGATCCTCGATGTAGATCCTGGAAGCACCGGTCTTGAGCGCTTTTTCCTTTAAACCCTGCAACTCGCCAGCCAGGCCGACATCGGCGGCATACGCGATCACTTCACAACCGTAATTATCCTTGAGCCATTTGATCATGATCGACGTATCAAGCCCGCCGGAATAAGCTAAAACAACTTTTTTTATTTTCGACATATCTACCCCTTTAATAATTTAACTAAAATTGCTTTTTGAACATGAAGTCGGTTTTCCGCCTGGTCAAAAACCACCGAATTGTCTGAATCAATGATTTCATTGGTCACTTCTTCGCCGCGATGGGCCGGTAAGCAGTGCATAAAAATATAATTAGGTTTAGCTAACTCGGCCATTTTGCCATTAACCTGGAAAGCGGAGAAGGTTTTGCCCCGTTTGGCTTTTTCTTTTTCCTGCCCCATCGAGGCCCAGACATCGGTATAAATAACGTCGGCTCCACGCGCGGCAACCACCGGATCGTTGAGGATGGCAATTTCGATCCCAGCCTGCTTCGCGTCCTCCATCGCCAGCCTAACGATCTCTTCTTTTGGCTCATAACCTCTGGGAGTCGCGACCGTCAGGTTGATCCCGACCTTGGCCGCCGCGAACATCAGCGAGTGACAGACATTGTTCCCGTCGCCAATGTAAGCCATTTTCAGCGAGCGGAGATTTTTCCCTTTTTTCTCACGGATGGTAAATACATCGGACAGGGCC from Candidatus Margulisiibacteriota bacterium encodes:
- the argF gene encoding ornithine carbamoyltransferase, which encodes MKDFISIHDLTAGQVEEILNLAADLKAKQKRGEKHEYLWAKSMAMIFEKPSTRTRVSFEIGMWQLGGLAINLDQEAIGLGSRESIGDVSRTLSRFADAILIRTFSHQKVIELAHNASVPVINALSDLLHPCQALSDVFTIREKKGKNLRSLKMAYIGDGNNVCHSLMFAAAKVGINLTVATPRGYEPKEEIVRLAMEDAKQAGIEIAILNDPVVAARGADVIYTDVWASMGQEKEKAKRGKTFSAFQVNGKMAELAKPNYIFMHCLPAHRGEEVTNEIIDSDNSVVFDQAENRLHVQKAILVKLLKG